The Myxococcales bacterium genome window below encodes:
- a CDS encoding MFS transporter: MIYPLLPMFVVAVLGASATELGWIEGSAAAMVALLTAYAGVRSDRYRRRVPWVRWGYGLPVLGKAVLVGAVAWPMVYLGRTIDRLGKGLRSSPRDALIADATPPAQRGRAFGLHRAMDTAGALVGVLASAFLLWWLSGTPRGDAATGRADAGPYRVIFAIAAAMGLAALALTFLVREAPRPAPPPVAAGAPPADASRALPRSYWIVLAAMMVFAVANSSDTFLILRAVHVGMSPWKVVLAYALFNLVYTVASYPAGALSDRLGRWRVIGVGWAIYALVYAGFARSDATTIWPLFACYGLYMALTDGVGKALVADHAPADRRGRALGVFYLATGLATIAASLLAGVAWDQLGPSAPFWIGAGGAALAVAIVPVAARWSRPTPA, translated from the coding sequence ATGATCTATCCGCTCCTGCCGATGTTCGTCGTCGCCGTGCTGGGCGCGTCGGCCACCGAGCTCGGCTGGATCGAGGGCTCGGCGGCGGCGATGGTCGCGCTCTTGACCGCGTACGCCGGCGTCCGCAGCGATCGCTACCGGCGCCGGGTGCCGTGGGTGCGCTGGGGCTACGGCCTGCCGGTGCTGGGCAAGGCGGTGCTGGTCGGCGCGGTCGCGTGGCCGATGGTGTACCTCGGGCGCACGATCGATCGCCTGGGCAAGGGCCTGCGCTCGAGCCCGCGCGACGCGCTGATCGCTGACGCGACGCCGCCGGCGCAGCGCGGCCGGGCGTTCGGCCTGCACCGCGCGATGGACACCGCCGGCGCGCTGGTCGGCGTGCTGGCGTCGGCGTTCTTGCTGTGGTGGCTCAGCGGCACGCCGCGCGGCGACGCCGCCACCGGGCGGGCCGACGCCGGGCCGTACCGCGTGATCTTCGCGATCGCGGCGGCCATGGGGCTGGCGGCGCTGGCGCTGACGTTCCTGGTGCGCGAGGCGCCGCGCCCGGCGCCGCCGCCGGTCGCCGCGGGCGCGCCGCCGGCCGACGCGTCGCGCGCGCTGCCGCGCAGCTACTGGATCGTGCTGGCGGCGATGATGGTGTTCGCGGTCGCCAACTCGAGCGACACCTTCTTGATCCTGCGCGCGGTCCACGTCGGGATGTCGCCGTGGAAGGTGGTCCTGGCCTACGCGCTGTTCAACCTGGTCTACACGGTGGCGTCGTACCCGGCCGGCGCGCTGTCGGATCGGCTGGGGCGCTGGCGGGTGATCGGCGTCGGCTGGGCGATCTACGCGCTGGTCTACGCCGGCTTCGCGCGGTCGGACGCGACGACGATCTGGCCGCTGTTCGCCTGCTACGGCCTGTACATGGCGCTCACCGACGGCGTCGGCAAGGCGCTCGTGGCCGACCACGCGCCGGCCGATCGGCGCGGGCGCGCGCTCGGCGTCTTCTACCTGGCCACCGGCCTGGCGACGATCGCCGCGAGCTTGCTCGCCGGTGTGGCCTGGGACCAGCTCGGGCCGAGCGCGCCGTTCTGGATCGGCGCGGGCGGCGCGGCCCTGGCGGTGGCGATCGTGCCGGTCGCGGCGCGGTGGTCGCGGCCGACCCCGGCCTGA